From Candidatus Pedobacter colombiensis, one genomic window encodes:
- a CDS encoding Fic family protein, whose amino-acid sequence MAYPLNPDRNKPWNDLPSLPIDKELYEDIQIFSLLGNAKAALGRLQGRSIAIPNQGLLINSISLQEAKASNAIENIFTTDDELYKAYSEQQTKQQEGPAKEILNYREALWLGYEYLQGEQLFDDTYFIKMYRTVSQFNDGIRSPIAQIYIKEGGSGLNAGKASYTPPRGPGIIEAKLSNLIDFLNDDQKYPLDPLLKMAIAHFQFEAIHPFRDGNGRTGRIFNIHYLTKKGLLDYPILFLSRYIMDNKEDYYSTLSGIAQKGNWKNWLLFMLKAVEVTANLTYNKINDIIAAKDAILDAVIAQGNINRPESLVSTLFTEPFTRVKHLTDRGFYAENTARKYLDELSNLGILEKRMIQGNSYYLNLELYRILSE is encoded by the coding sequence ATGGCATATCCACTAAATCCCGATAGAAACAAACCATGGAATGATCTTCCATCACTTCCCATAGATAAAGAGTTGTATGAGGATATTCAAATATTCTCCCTTCTGGGAAATGCTAAAGCTGCACTCGGCAGATTACAAGGTCGTAGCATTGCTATTCCTAATCAGGGATTATTGATCAACTCTATAAGTTTACAAGAAGCCAAAGCATCGAATGCTATAGAAAATATCTTTACTACGGATGATGAACTTTATAAAGCCTATAGCGAACAACAGACTAAACAACAAGAAGGCCCAGCCAAAGAGATATTAAACTACAGGGAAGCCTTATGGTTAGGTTACGAGTATTTACAGGGCGAACAGTTATTTGATGACACTTATTTTATAAAGATGTACAGAACCGTCAGCCAGTTTAATGATGGCATAAGGTCCCCTATAGCACAAATCTATATCAAAGAAGGCGGCTCCGGCTTAAATGCGGGTAAAGCATCTTACACTCCGCCACGTGGTCCAGGTATTATAGAAGCAAAACTTAGCAATCTCATAGATTTTTTAAATGATGATCAGAAATATCCTCTAGATCCGCTCTTAAAAATGGCCATTGCTCATTTTCAATTTGAAGCCATTCATCCTTTCAGAGATGGCAATGGCAGAACAGGAAGAATATTTAATATTCATTACCTTACCAAAAAAGGCTTGCTTGATTATCCTATTCTGTTTTTAAGTCGTTACATCATGGACAACAAGGAAGATTATTATTCCACACTCTCTGGAATTGCCCAAAAAGGCAATTGGAAAAACTGGCTTCTCTTTATGTTAAAAGCCGTTGAAGTAACAGCCAACCTTACTTACAATAAGATCAATGATATTATCGCAGCTAAAGATGCCATCTTAGATGCCGTTATTGCTCAGGGAAATATCAATCGACCAGAGTCTCTGGTAAGCACCTTATTTACGGAACCCTTTACTCGGGTAAAACACCTTACCGATAGAGGTTTTTATGCAGAGAATACAGCACGTAAATATCTCGATGAATTATCAAACCTTGGAATTCTCGAAAAAAGGATGATACAGGGGAATAGCTATTACCTCAACCTGGAACTATACAGAATTCTTTCAGAATAA
- a CDS encoding acyl-ACP desaturase → MSFFAEKRREVMLHIEGYMLDMMETYLKPIDTNWQPADFLPDSTSETFFQDIKVLREKANDLSYDLVAVLIGDTITEEALPTYESWLSMVDGISRNEQGGWMKWVRHWTAEENRHGDLLNKYLYLSGRVDMRQMEISTQYLIADGFDIGTGHDPYRNFIYTSFQELATNISHRRVASLAKRDGDALLSKMCGVIASDEARHAKAYKDFMSKIFEVDPNEAMIAFEDMMRQKIVMPAHFLREMGLKIGQTFGHFTDAAQRLGVYTAIDYVEIMQQLIEEWKLDSMRDLNEAGERARDYIMALPSRLLRVADRMKAPTMEYKFSWIHA, encoded by the coding sequence ATGAGTTTTTTCGCAGAGAAAAGAAGGGAAGTAATGTTGCACATAGAAGGTTATATGCTTGATATGATGGAGACTTACTTAAAACCAATTGACACAAATTGGCAACCGGCTGATTTCTTGCCAGATTCTACAAGCGAAACATTTTTCCAGGATATAAAAGTACTACGTGAAAAGGCCAATGATCTTTCTTATGATCTGGTAGCAGTTTTAATTGGTGATACCATTACTGAGGAAGCCTTGCCAACTTATGAATCATGGTTGAGTATGGTGGATGGAATTTCAAGGAATGAGCAAGGAGGATGGATGAAATGGGTACGTCACTGGACTGCAGAAGAAAATAGGCATGGTGATTTACTGAATAAGTATCTTTATCTTTCAGGTCGTGTAGATATGCGTCAGATGGAAATCTCTACGCAATATCTGATTGCTGACGGTTTTGATATAGGTACAGGTCATGATCCTTATAGAAACTTTATTTATACCAGCTTCCAGGAATTGGCTACAAATATATCGCACAGAAGAGTGGCTTCATTGGCTAAAAGAGATGGAGATGCGTTATTGTCTAAAATGTGTGGTGTAATTGCATCGGATGAGGCTCGTCACGCAAAAGCTTATAAGGATTTTATGAGTAAAATCTTTGAAGTAGATCCTAATGAAGCAATGATCGCTTTTGAAGATATGATGCGTCAGAAGATTGTGATGCCGGCGCATTTCCTTCGTGAGATGGGCTTGAAGATCGGACAAACTTTTGGACATTTCACAGATGCAGCTCAACGTCTAGGTGTTTATACAGCTATTGATTATGTAGAAATCATGCAGCAGTTAATCGAAGAGTGGAAATTGGATAGTATGCGTGATTTAAACGAGGCTGGAGAAAGAGCTCGTGATTACATCATGGCACTTCCTTCGAGATTGTTGCGCGTTGCAGATCGTATGAAAGCTCCAACAATGGAATATAAGTTTAGCTGGATACATGCTTAA
- a CDS encoding methylmalonyl-CoA mutase family protein: protein MEQIEIYKPKHKIRFVTAAALFDGHDATINIMRRILQSSGAEVIHLGHNRSVDEVVNCAIQEDVQGIAMTSYQGGHIEYFKYMYDLLQERGATHIKIFGGGGGVILPSEIEELQAYGITRIYSPDDGRKMGLQGMINNMLEQTDYITTKSLNGELKSIPQKDIKSIAAAITVAENDPEAAQKFVNELKKLTLSNQAPVLGITGTGGSGKSSLVDELVRRFLIEVKDKTLAIISVDPSKRKTGGALLGDRIRMNAINNPRVYMRSLATRQANLALSKNVQESIDICKAAGYDLIIVETSGIGQSDTEITEHCDVSLYVMTPEFGAATQLEKIDMLDFADLVAINKFDKRGALDALRDVRKQYKRNHNLFDAKDETIPVFGTMASQFNDPGMNNLFTSLMDKIEEKTGVKFDAQMELTAEQSEKIYIIPPDRIRYLAEIAESSQTYNEWVDKQSTIARKLYQLQGVIKLSQEELTVKNIPASKNLTQTLEDVYKHLEEQLDGECKRLLRQWPETKLKYKQEFFVYKVRDKEIKQPLFYESLSKLQIPKVSLPRYEDWGDILRWLLTENVPGEFPYAAGVFPLKREGEDPTRMFAGEGGPERTNKRFHYVSLGQPAHRLSTAFDSVTLYGEDPHIRPDIYGKIGNSGVSIATIDDAKKLYSGFDLCAPSTSVSMTINGPAPMLLGFFMNAAIDQQCEKYIITHGLEKEVSDKIKDIYKAKGQERPTYNGALPEGNNGLGLMLLGVTGDQVLPDDVYDKIRAHAISTVRGTVQADILKEDQAQNTCIFSTEFALRMMGDIQSYFISEKVRNFYSVSISGYHIAEAGANPISQLAFTLSNGFTFVEYYLSRGMNIDDFAPNLSFFFSNGIDPEYSVIGRVARRIWAKAIKNKYKGNDRSQKLKYHIQTSGRSLHAQEIDFNDIRTTLQALYAIYDNCNSLHTNAYDEAITTPTEESVRRAMAIQLIINRELGLAKNENPLQGAFIIEDLTDLVEEAVLQEFKRINDRGGVLGAMETMYQRGKIQEESLYYETLKHTGEYPIVGVNTFLNKNGSPTIVPGEVIRATEEEKQYQITALQLFQDRNSDKADAALKNLQKSAIAGDNIFEQLMEVCKICSLGQISNALYEVGGQYRRNM from the coding sequence ATGGAGCAAATTGAAATTTATAAACCCAAACATAAAATCCGTTTTGTTACTGCTGCTGCACTTTTTGACGGGCACGACGCAACAATCAACATCATGCGCCGTATCCTGCAATCCTCAGGAGCCGAAGTCATACACTTAGGACATAACCGTTCTGTTGATGAAGTGGTAAACTGTGCAATTCAAGAAGATGTTCAGGGTATTGCAATGACCTCCTATCAAGGTGGTCATATAGAATATTTCAAGTATATGTACGACCTCCTTCAGGAACGTGGTGCAACCCATATTAAAATATTTGGCGGTGGCGGTGGTGTAATATTACCCTCAGAAATCGAAGAACTCCAGGCATACGGCATCACAAGAATATATTCTCCCGATGATGGCCGTAAAATGGGTCTGCAAGGTATGATCAATAACATGCTGGAGCAAACCGATTACATCACTACAAAATCATTAAACGGAGAACTTAAATCTATTCCTCAGAAAGATATTAAGAGTATCGCCGCTGCCATTACTGTAGCAGAAAATGATCCTGAAGCTGCTCAGAAATTTGTAAACGAGCTCAAAAAACTAACTTTAAGCAATCAAGCCCCAGTATTAGGTATTACAGGAACAGGTGGTTCAGGAAAATCATCTCTTGTGGATGAGTTGGTGAGGCGATTCTTAATAGAAGTAAAAGATAAAACCTTAGCAATCATATCTGTCGACCCATCCAAACGTAAAACGGGCGGTGCATTACTGGGAGATAGGATTCGTATGAATGCCATCAATAACCCACGTGTATATATGCGCTCGCTGGCAACCAGACAAGCCAATCTCGCATTATCTAAAAATGTACAGGAAAGTATTGACATCTGCAAAGCAGCCGGATATGATCTCATCATTGTCGAAACCTCCGGAATTGGTCAGTCTGATACCGAGATTACCGAACATTGCGATGTGTCTTTATATGTTATGACTCCGGAGTTCGGCGCGGCAACCCAGCTCGAAAAAATCGATATGCTTGATTTTGCGGACCTGGTAGCTATAAATAAATTTGACAAAAGAGGTGCCCTTGATGCCTTAAGGGATGTCCGCAAACAATATAAGCGCAATCATAATCTATTTGATGCCAAAGATGAAACCATACCGGTATTCGGGACTATGGCTTCACAATTTAATGATCCTGGCATGAATAACCTGTTTACTTCATTAATGGATAAGATTGAAGAAAAAACAGGTGTTAAATTTGATGCGCAGATGGAACTTACAGCTGAGCAGTCAGAAAAAATATACATCATTCCGCCAGACAGGATCAGATACTTAGCAGAAATTGCTGAATCCAGCCAGACTTATAATGAATGGGTTGATAAACAAAGTACCATTGCCCGCAAGTTGTATCAATTGCAGGGCGTAATTAAATTATCACAAGAAGAGCTTACCGTAAAAAATATTCCAGCAAGTAAAAACCTTACTCAGACACTGGAGGATGTATACAAGCACCTTGAAGAGCAATTGGATGGAGAATGCAAACGCTTGCTCCGTCAATGGCCGGAAACCAAGCTAAAATACAAGCAGGAGTTTTTCGTTTACAAAGTAAGGGATAAAGAAATTAAACAACCCTTGTTCTATGAATCCTTATCGAAATTACAAATTCCGAAGGTATCATTACCTAGATATGAAGACTGGGGTGACATCCTTCGTTGGCTTTTAACGGAAAATGTACCAGGAGAATTCCCCTATGCGGCTGGAGTATTCCCATTAAAGCGTGAAGGAGAAGATCCTACACGTATGTTTGCCGGTGAAGGTGGTCCGGAAAGAACCAACAAAAGATTCCATTATGTATCCTTGGGTCAACCAGCTCACCGTTTATCTACAGCCTTCGACTCTGTTACCCTTTATGGTGAAGATCCACACATCAGGCCGGATATTTATGGGAAAATTGGTAACTCAGGTGTAAGTATAGCAACTATTGATGATGCTAAAAAACTGTATTCAGGTTTTGACCTCTGTGCACCTTCAACGTCTGTTTCCATGACCATCAATGGTCCTGCTCCTATGCTGTTAGGTTTTTTTATGAATGCAGCCATCGATCAGCAGTGCGAAAAATACATCATTACACATGGATTAGAAAAAGAAGTTAGCGACAAGATAAAGGACATTTACAAAGCCAAAGGACAAGAGCGGCCGACTTACAATGGCGCACTTCCTGAAGGAAATAATGGCCTTGGCTTAATGCTCTTAGGCGTTACGGGCGATCAGGTTCTACCTGATGATGTCTACGACAAAATACGAGCACATGCCATTAGCACGGTTCGTGGTACCGTTCAGGCAGATATTCTAAAAGAAGATCAGGCACAAAATACCTGTATCTTCTCAACAGAGTTTGCTTTAAGGATGATGGGCGATATCCAAAGTTATTTTATTAGCGAGAAGGTGCGCAATTTCTATTCGGTATCCATTTCAGGCTATCACATTGCAGAGGCAGGCGCAAATCCCATTTCACAACTGGCATTTACATTAAGCAACGGCTTTACCTTTGTTGAATACTATTTGAGCAGAGGGATGAATATAGATGATTTTGCGCCTAACCTATCCTTCTTCTTCTCTAATGGCATTGATCCCGAATATTCTGTTATTGGTCGCGTTGCGCGCCGTATATGGGCTAAAGCCATTAAAAACAAATACAAAGGAAATGACAGATCGCAAAAGTTAAAATATCACATTCAAACATCCGGGCGCTCACTACACGCACAGGAAATAGACTTTAATGATATCCGTACAACCTTGCAGGCTTTATATGCCATCTACGACAACTGCAATTCACTGCATACCAATGCTTATGACGAAGCCATTACCACGCCTACCGAAGAGTCCGTTCGCAGAGCGATGGCGATTCAGTTAATCATAAACCGTGAACTGGGTCTCGCCAAAAATGAAAACCCTTTACAGGGAGCTTTTATAATCGAAGATCTTACCGATCTGGTAGAAGAAGCCGTACTTCAGGAGTTTAAACGAATTAACGATAGAGGAGGTGTATTGGGTGCAATGGAAACCATGTACCAACGCGGCAAAATTCAGGAAGAAAGTCTCTACTATGAAACTTTAAAACATACAGGAGAATACCCTATTGTTGGAGTTAATACTTTCCTGAATAAAAATGGTTCTCCAACGATTGTCCCTGGAGAAGTTATTCGAGCTACAGAAGAAGAAAAACAATACCAAATTACTGCACTACAATTATTCCAGGATAGAAATTCTGACAAGGCTGATGCTGCATTAAAGAATCTTCAGAAATCTGCCATTGCAGGAGACAATATCTTTGAACAACTGATGGAGGTTTGTAAAATATGTTCACTGGGTCAAATATCCAATGCACTTTACGAAGTTGGTGGTCAATACCGAAGAAATATGTAA
- a CDS encoding alkaline phosphatase family protein, which yields MRKTYLLFTALILISQLSTAQKKTVKSGSKETSAEINRPKIVVGLIIDQMRWDYLYRYYSRYSNGGFKRLVNEGFSAENTLIPYTPTITACGHSSIYTGSTPAINGIIGNDWYDAKLKRNMYCAEDTTVTTVGSSTMAGVMSPKNMLTTTITDELRLATNFKSKVIGISLKDRGSILPAGHSANAAYWYDGQTGDWITSTYYMKQLPAWVQDYNKQKTADQFFAKNWNTLYPINSYTQSTEDNKIYERKTKGEETPTFPHPLKLYIGKNYEIIKSTPYGNTITLDLAKLAISAEKMGQNNTTDFLAVSCSATDYVGHQYGPNSVEAEDTYLRLDKDLEDFFNYLDNKFGKGNYLFFLSADHGAAHVPGFMTEHKLPGGTFDEGAVLKDLNAAIEENFKIKKAITASANGQFYFNREAIKSAKADFDAIKSLVIDILRTKDEVFDAVDLSKLATTTLPEQIKKSLTYGYNARRSGDVYYILKSNYFSGGKTGTTHGAWAPYDSHIPCVFMGWNVKAGKTNKQHYMTDIAATLAAMLHIQMPSGCIGEPITELTHQ from the coding sequence ATGAGAAAAACTTACCTATTATTTACTGCGCTTATTCTGATCAGTCAGCTGTCAACAGCTCAAAAAAAGACGGTAAAAAGCGGATCAAAAGAAACTTCTGCTGAGATAAACAGGCCAAAAATAGTTGTAGGTCTGATTATAGACCAAATGAGATGGGACTACTTGTACCGATACTACAGCAGGTATTCAAATGGAGGCTTTAAAAGATTAGTAAATGAAGGATTTTCTGCCGAAAACACATTAATTCCGTATACCCCAACAATTACAGCTTGCGGACACTCCAGCATTTATACGGGATCAACTCCTGCCATCAATGGTATTATCGGAAATGACTGGTATGATGCCAAGTTAAAAAGAAATATGTATTGTGCAGAAGATACCACTGTAACAACAGTTGGAAGTAGTACAATGGCTGGCGTGATGTCACCAAAAAACATGTTAACCACTACCATTACCGATGAGCTTCGTTTAGCGACAAATTTCAAAAGCAAAGTAATAGGCATCTCACTTAAAGATCGTGGCTCTATCCTGCCTGCCGGACATTCAGCCAATGCTGCTTACTGGTATGACGGACAAACCGGTGATTGGATTACCAGCACCTATTATATGAAACAGCTGCCAGCATGGGTTCAGGATTATAACAAACAGAAAACTGCAGATCAGTTTTTTGCAAAAAACTGGAATACCCTATACCCTATTAATAGCTACACCCAAAGTACTGAAGATAACAAAATCTACGAAAGGAAAACCAAAGGAGAAGAAACACCCACTTTCCCACACCCGCTAAAACTTTACATAGGCAAAAATTACGAGATCATTAAAAGTACGCCTTATGGAAATACTATCACCCTTGATCTGGCCAAATTAGCTATCTCTGCGGAGAAAATGGGACAAAATAATACGACAGACTTTTTAGCGGTGAGCTGCTCGGCAACGGATTATGTAGGTCACCAATATGGTCCAAACTCTGTAGAAGCTGAAGATACTTATCTTAGACTAGATAAGGATCTGGAAGATTTCTTTAATTATTTGGACAACAAATTTGGTAAAGGAAATTACCTGTTCTTCCTTTCAGCTGATCATGGTGCAGCACACGTTCCTGGGTTTATGACTGAGCACAAATTACCTGGAGGAACCTTTGATGAAGGTGCAGTCCTTAAAGACTTGAATGCAGCAATAGAAGAAAACTTTAAAATTAAGAAAGCCATAACAGCTTCTGCAAATGGTCAGTTTTACTTTAACCGCGAAGCCATAAAATCAGCTAAAGCAGACTTTGATGCTATAAAATCTTTGGTTATTGATATATTAAGAACCAAAGATGAAGTCTTTGATGCAGTTGACCTCAGCAAACTTGCAACCACAACCTTACCAGAACAAATTAAAAAATCCCTGACTTATGGGTATAATGCCCGCCGAAGTGGAGATGTATATTATATATTAAAATCGAATTACTTTAGTGGAGGTAAAACAGGCACAACCCACGGCGCATGGGCACCCTATGATTCGCATATACCATGTGTATTTATGGGCTGGAATGTGAAAGCCGGAAAAACCAATAAACAACATTACATGACGGATATTGCGGCAACATTAGCTGCCATGTTACACATACAAATGCCTAGCGGCTGTATTGGCGAACCAATTACAGAGCTTACACATCAATAA
- a CDS encoding bifunctional folylpolyglutamate synthase/dihydrofolate synthase, which produces MNYKQTIDYLYSKLPMFTRVGTVAFKKDLHNIVAMCENLGNPQTRFKTIHVGGTNGKGSTSHMLAAIFQQAGYKTGLYTSPHLKDFRERIRINGEMVAEDFVTDFVNQQQSIIEKINPSFFEATVAMAFSFFAKEQVDIAIIEVGLGGRLDSTNIITPELSVITNISLDHTNILGNTLPEIAVEKAGIIKPGIPVVIGEKQLESAQVFIKKAAETESRIFFADQELHVANTSRQKEYLNTSVYKGFELLYKDLELDLNGFYQLKNVLTVLQAIAILKEKGYKITDDHIYDALKHVKDLTGLQGRWQKLSEHPLIICDTGHNIAGITEVMQNIYTTDHERLHIVIGMVKDKDISGVLALLPVHADYYFCQPQLERALPAVDLAAQAKKYDLNGQTFDTVALAVQAAKRNAGANDLIFIGGSTFVVAEVL; this is translated from the coding sequence ATGAATTATAAGCAAACAATTGACTATTTATACAGCAAGTTGCCAATGTTTACACGCGTTGGCACTGTTGCTTTTAAAAAAGATCTCCACAACATAGTCGCCATGTGCGAAAACCTGGGGAATCCACAAACCAGGTTCAAAACTATCCATGTCGGAGGCACAAATGGCAAAGGATCAACATCTCACATGTTGGCCGCTATTTTTCAACAGGCAGGCTATAAAACAGGTCTATACACCTCCCCTCACCTCAAAGATTTCAGAGAGCGCATCAGAATCAATGGAGAAATGGTTGCAGAAGACTTTGTTACTGATTTTGTAAATCAACAACAGTCTATCATCGAGAAGATCAATCCCTCATTTTTTGAGGCTACTGTAGCCATGGCCTTTTCTTTTTTTGCTAAAGAACAAGTAGATATTGCCATTATTGAAGTAGGATTAGGTGGGCGTTTAGACTCCACAAACATCATTACCCCCGAGCTATCAGTCATTACTAATATCAGTCTTGATCATACCAATATACTGGGCAATACACTGCCCGAAATCGCTGTAGAAAAAGCAGGTATCATTAAACCAGGCATCCCCGTTGTTATTGGAGAAAAGCAGCTGGAAAGCGCGCAAGTATTTATTAAAAAAGCAGCGGAGACTGAAAGCAGGATATTTTTTGCAGATCAGGAACTCCATGTTGCAAATACAAGCAGACAAAAGGAATACCTCAATACATCAGTATACAAAGGCTTCGAACTTCTTTATAAGGATCTTGAACTTGACCTTAATGGTTTTTATCAATTAAAAAATGTGCTCACCGTTCTACAGGCCATAGCCATTTTGAAAGAAAAAGGATATAAAATAACTGATGATCATATTTATGACGCATTGAAGCATGTAAAAGATTTAACAGGACTTCAAGGCAGATGGCAGAAATTAAGCGAACATCCGCTTATCATTTGCGATACGGGACATAATATAGCCGGTATTACTGAGGTCATGCAAAACATCTATACAACTGATCATGAGCGCTTGCACATCGTTATTGGAATGGTAAAAGATAAGGATATCAGTGGTGTTTTGGCATTGCTACCTGTCCATGCTGATTATTATTTCTGCCAACCACAGCTAGAAAGAGCACTACCAGCTGTAGATTTGGCTGCTCAAGCTAAAAAATATGATTTAAATGGTCAGACTTTTGACACCGTTGCTTTGGCTGTTCAGGCTGCTAAAAGGAATGCAGGAGCAAATGATCTTATTTTCATTGGTGGCAGTACATTTGTAGTAGCCGAAGTGCTATGA
- a CDS encoding energy transducer TonB → MTYPKEENNYPKAVAISTGIMAVLLALSFFIAIGTFKPEVEAGMGGMVVNYGTSVEGMGTDYTSIEEPSADPDANKQAPDKVVVTKPTPQVSTAQTSDKDIVTQSTEDAVSIKTKATKSTSTPVATSTESKPAQPTINQNALYKGKPNKGTGGGDGTGETPGNQGSVNGDPLANNYGEGGSGFGETPIALRKFTNLVTPQDDGQKTGKIAVRIKINKSGIVIDATPGVKGTTLNDRELWQKCKDAVMGARLTQSESAPDVQIGVVVFNFKVK, encoded by the coding sequence ATGACCTATCCTAAAGAAGAAAATAATTATCCTAAGGCAGTAGCGATATCAACCGGCATCATGGCGGTCCTGCTTGCCTTAAGCTTTTTTATTGCCATTGGTACCTTTAAGCCCGAAGTTGAAGCAGGTATGGGTGGTATGGTAGTCAATTACGGGACTTCTGTAGAAGGTATGGGAACGGATTATACCAGTATTGAAGAACCGTCTGCCGATCCTGATGCAAACAAACAAGCACCAGACAAAGTGGTGGTTACCAAACCTACTCCTCAAGTATCTACTGCACAAACCAGTGATAAGGACATTGTAACTCAAAGTACCGAAGATGCGGTAAGTATCAAAACAAAAGCAACTAAAAGTACCTCCACACCAGTTGCTACTTCAACGGAAAGTAAACCTGCGCAACCAACTATCAATCAGAATGCGCTTTATAAAGGCAAACCCAATAAAGGGACAGGCGGTGGTGATGGAACAGGTGAAACACCCGGTAATCAAGGAAGTGTTAACGGCGATCCACTCGCCAACAATTATGGTGAAGGTGGTTCCGGTTTTGGAGAAACACCAATCGCCTTAAGGAAATTTACCAACCTGGTAACTCCACAGGATGATGGACAAAAAACAGGAAAAATTGCAGTAAGGATAAAAATTAATAAAAGCGGAATTGTTATCGATGCCACTCCAGGAGTTAAAGGAACAACACTAAATGACAGAGAGTTATGGCAAAAGTGTAAAGATGCCGTAATGGGAGCACGCTTAACACAGTCAGAATCCGCTCCCGATGTTCAAATTGGTGTAGTTGTTTTCAACTTTAAAGTGAAATAA
- a CDS encoding biopolymer transporter ExbD: MNLRKRNRGTVEVHTSALNDIMFFLLLFFLLASAVVNPQVVKLLLPRSESGQQSSAQKTVTVSIDEKLNYFVDKQKVLLDQMQPMIEAYQKASPDLTIVLYVARGVSIENTMQVFDVANKLKLKVVLAVEPKK; this comes from the coding sequence ATGAATCTACGCAAAAGAAATAGAGGGACAGTAGAGGTTCATACCTCTGCCCTCAACGACATCATGTTCTTTCTACTGCTGTTTTTTCTATTGGCATCAGCCGTAGTTAATCCGCAAGTAGTAAAACTATTATTACCACGTTCTGAATCCGGACAGCAATCTTCGGCACAAAAAACCGTTACCGTATCTATAGATGAGAAGCTAAATTATTTTGTAGATAAACAAAAGGTTTTATTGGATCAGATGCAACCTATGATAGAAGCTTATCAGAAAGCTTCACCGGATCTGACCATTGTGCTTTATGTTGCCAGAGGTGTTTCTATAGAAAATACCATGCAGGTATTTGATGTAGCAAACAAATTGAAACTGAAAGTTGTACTTGCTGTAGAACCTAAGAAATAA
- a CDS encoding MotA/TolQ/ExbB proton channel family protein, whose amino-acid sequence MIALIQSATDTIKQLTDTANALNQAVTPPAPELHFIDLLLKGGWVMLPLAFLAFMGLVIFVERYITIRKASKTESNLMLQIKQYIHDGRLDNAIALCKNNNSPLARMLEKGLKRIGRPIKDIEAAIENNGKLEVSKLEKNIGVLGIIAGIAPMLGFVGTIIGVITIFHDVSIKGAIEIGTISGGLYTKMITSATGLIIGIIAYVLYHILNMMVERIILRMETDAIEFIDLLEEPGK is encoded by the coding sequence ATGATCGCATTAATTCAAAGTGCCACTGATACCATTAAACAACTTACCGATACCGCAAACGCGCTAAATCAGGCCGTTACTCCTCCTGCCCCGGAACTACATTTTATAGATCTATTGTTAAAAGGAGGCTGGGTAATGCTTCCACTTGCTTTTTTAGCATTTATGGGCCTGGTTATTTTTGTTGAAAGATACATTACCATCCGAAAAGCATCTAAAACAGAATCCAATCTGATGCTTCAGATTAAACAATACATACACGATGGCAGATTAGACAATGCAATTGCCTTATGTAAAAACAACAATTCTCCATTGGCCAGAATGTTGGAAAAAGGACTAAAACGTATCGGAAGACCAATTAAAGATATCGAAGCTGCTATTGAGAACAATGGTAAACTGGAAGTCTCCAAGCTGGAAAAAAACATCGGTGTACTTGGTATTATTGCCGGTATTGCCCCTATGCTTGGTTTCGTGGGAACTATTATTGGAGTAATTACCATTTTCCATGATGTTTCCATTAAAGGAGCTATTGAAATTGGAACCATATCAGGCGGTCTTTATACTAAAATGATCACCTCTGCAACCGGATTAATCATTGGTATCATTGCCTATGTATTATACCACATATTAAATATGATGGTTGAACGCATCATCCTAAGAATGGAAACTGATGCAATTGAGTTTATTGATTTATTAGAGGAGCCGGGTAAATAA